From one Lycium barbarum isolate Lr01 chromosome 6, ASM1917538v2, whole genome shotgun sequence genomic stretch:
- the LOC132643515 gene encoding uncharacterized protein LOC132643515 isoform X2, whose protein sequence is MTLSIRLDGFEMRLIALEIACPTTSTDALRAELEQLKADVSLLKARDPSLVAAPPSVSDEIEEELPVVQLVAPTAAGGRGKRKRVARDEKEVRKRTRPRGPILEEQRMVEAIQRSLVENVQVGTRGATSSSAPIGETLPPPLPIPVPAATGATTDVAADAATKTTAGAVAPLDVSQTDDSRDEQRA, encoded by the coding sequence ATGACACTGTCCATTCGACTGGATGGATTTGAGATGAGATTGATCGCATTGGAGATAGCTTGCCCGACCACTTCCACTGATGCTTTGAGGGCAGAGTTAGAGCAGCTTAAGGCTGATGTTTCATTGTTAAAGGCCCGTGATCCGAGCCTAGTAGCAGCACCACCGTCTGTTTCGGATGAGATTGAGGAGGAGCTTCCAGTGGTGCAGTTAGTGGCCCCTACCGCAGCGGGTGGTcggggaaagagaaagagagtggCCCGAGATGAGAAGGAGGTGCGAAAGCGCACTCGCCCTAGGGGTCCGATTTTAGAGGAGCAGCGTATGGTAGAGGCCATTCAGAGATCGCTCGTGGAGAATGTCCAGGTTGGGACTAGGGGAGCCACCTCGAGCAGTGCTCCCATTGGTGAGACATTGCCACCACCCCTTCCTATTCCAGTGCCAGCAGCTACTGGTGCTACTACAGATGTTGCTGCTGATGCAGCCACTAAGACTACTGCTGGTGCGGTTGCACCACTTGATGTCTCGCAGACCGATGACTCGCGAGATGAGCAGCGCGCCTAG
- the LOC132599609 gene encoding aquaporin TIP1-3-like encodes MPIPRMAFGNLDEFTTVDAIKAAIAEFICTITFVFPAEGCALVFSKMITTGGPATGLITASLSHGFALFAAVSIGANISGGHVNPAVTFGAFVGGHITFFRSILYWIAQLLGSVVSVYLLKFATNGLEVSPYPPTLPWNAVIFEIVMTFLLVYTYYATSFDPKKGNMGIISPIAIGLIVAANILSGGALFGAAMNPAIAFGQALISWTWTHHWVYWLGNFIGATIAALVYQTIFIGQSNDREQLPITEF; translated from the exons ATGCCGATTCCAAGAATGGCCTTTGGAAATTTGGATGAGTTTACCACGGTTGATGCCATTAAGGCTGCTATAGCTGAATTCATTTGCACGATTACTTTTGTTTTTCCGGCTGAAGGCTGTGCTTTGGTATTCT CCAAGATGATCACGACTGGCGGACCGGCTACCGGGCTGATCACCGCATCGTTATCCCATGGATTTGCTCTTTTTGCAGCAGTTTCAATTGGAGCAAACATATCTGGAGGTCATGTGAACCCTGCTGTCACTTTTGGTGCCTTTGTGGGAGGTCACATTACTTTTTTCAGAAGTATTTTGTATTGGATTGCTCAATTACTTGGATCCGTTGTGTCCGTCTATCTCCTCAAGTTTGCTACTAACGGTTTG GAAGTATCACCATACCCTCCAACATTACCATGGAACGCAGTTATTTTCGAGATAGTGATGACCTTCCTCCTTGTATACACATATTATGCAACTTCATTTGACCCCAAGAAGGGTAACATGGGAATCATTTCCCCGATCGCAATTGGTCTAATCGTTGCTGCCAACATCTTGTCTGGTGGTGCTCTTTTTGGTGCAGCAATGAACCCTGCTATTGCTTTTGGTCAAGCATTGATTAGCTGGACATGGACGCACCACTGGGTCTATTGGCTCGGTAATTTCATCGGTGCGACCATTGCTGCTTTGGTCTATCAAACTATTTTCATTGGTCAGAGCAATGATCGCGAACAGCTCCCAATCACTGAATTCTAA
- the LOC132643515 gene encoding uncharacterized protein LOC132643515 isoform X1, with product MSYSALTQLKWGITKGTARVDPYAFSMDNFRKFAKQAATTDQQSKIIVSQLDDYVRKRVDEALDPVRMTLSIRLDGFEMRLIALEIACPTTSTDALRAELEQLKADVSLLKARDPSLVAAPPSVSDEIEEELPVVQLVAPTAAGGRGKRKRVARDEKEVRKRTRPRGPILEEQRMVEAIQRSLVENVQVGTRGATSSSAPIGETLPPPLPIPVPAATGATTDVAADAATKTTAGAVAPLDVSQTDDSRDEQRA from the coding sequence atgtcgtactccgctttgacccaattaaaatggggtataacaaaggGTACCGCTAGAGTTGATCCATATGCCTTCTCAATGGACAACTTTAGGAAATTTGCAAAACAAGCGGCTACAACGGACCAGCAATCGAAGATCATAGTGTCCCAGCTCGATGATTATGTGAGGAAGAGAGTGGATGAGGCATTAGATCCTGTGAGAATGACACTGTCCATTCGACTGGATGGATTTGAGATGAGATTGATCGCATTGGAGATAGCTTGCCCGACCACTTCCACTGATGCTTTGAGGGCAGAGTTAGAGCAGCTTAAGGCTGATGTTTCATTGTTAAAGGCCCGTGATCCGAGCCTAGTAGCAGCACCACCGTCTGTTTCGGATGAGATTGAGGAGGAGCTTCCAGTGGTGCAGTTAGTGGCCCCTACCGCAGCGGGTGGTcggggaaagagaaagagagtggCCCGAGATGAGAAGGAGGTGCGAAAGCGCACTCGCCCTAGGGGTCCGATTTTAGAGGAGCAGCGTATGGTAGAGGCCATTCAGAGATCGCTCGTGGAGAATGTCCAGGTTGGGACTAGGGGAGCCACCTCGAGCAGTGCTCCCATTGGTGAGACATTGCCACCACCCCTTCCTATTCCAGTGCCAGCAGCTACTGGTGCTACTACAGATGTTGCTGCTGATGCAGCCACTAAGACTACTGCTGGTGCGGTTGCACCACTTGATGTCTCGCAGACCGATGACTCGCGAGATGAGCAGCGCGCCTAG